One genomic window of Dama dama isolate Ldn47 chromosome 7, ASM3311817v1, whole genome shotgun sequence includes the following:
- the LOC133059934 gene encoding splicing factor YJU2-like produces the protein MSERKVLNKYYPPDFDPSKIPKLKLPKDRQYVVRLMAPFNMRCKTCGEYIYKGKKFNARKETVQNESYLGLPIFRFYIKCTRCLAEITFKTDPENTDYTMEHGATRNFQAEKLLEEEEKRVQKEREDEELNNPMKVLEIRTKDSKLEMEVLENLQELKDLNQRQAHVDFEAMLRQHRLSEEERQRQEQEEDERETAALVEESRKRRLLEDSDSEEDTTPTQPPPALRPNPTAILDKQTPRAKRKAESWERSVGTLGSRPQLSGLVVKKTDLDTSIQRGGAPPLPGAMKNGQAAGPAPQTPSTSSLSQLGVYSDSEDSSGSN, from the coding sequence ATGTCGGAGCGAAAAGTTTTAAACAAATACTACCCCCCTGACTTTGACCCATCGAAGATTCCCAAGCTCAAGCTGCCCAAAGATCGTCAGTATGTCGTGCGGCTGATGGCTCCCTTCAACATGAGATGTAAGACATGTGGAGAATACATCTATAAGGGCAAGAAGTTCAATGCTCGCAAAGAGACCGTGCAGAACGAGTCCTACCTGGGCCTGCCCATCTTTCGCTTCTACATCAAGTGCACGCGCTGCCTGGCAGAGATCACCTTCAAGACAGACCCTGAAAACACAGACTACACCATGGAGCATGGAGCCACGAGGAACTTCCAGGCCGAGaagctcctggaggaggaggagaagagggtgcagAAGGAGCGGGAGGACGAGGAGCTGAACAACCCCATGAAGGTGCTAGAAATCAGAACTAAGGACTCCAAGCTGGAGATGGAGGTCCTCGAGAACCTGCAAGAACTCAAAGACCTGAACCAGCGGCAGGCCCACGTGGACTTTGAGGCCATGCTGCGGCAGCACCGCCTGTCAGAGGAGGAGCGGCAGaggcaggagcaggaggaggatgaGCGGGAGACGGCGGCGCTAGTGGAGGAATCAAGGAAAAGAAGACTCCTTGAAGACTCTGACTCAGAGGAGgacaccacccccacccagcccccgcCAGCCCTCCGGCCCAACCCCACCGCCATCCTGGACAAGCAGACCCCGAGAGccaagaggaaggcagagagctGGGAGCGCAGCGTGGGTACCCTTGGCAGCAGGCCCCAGCTGTCGGGCCTGGTTGTGAAGAAAACGGACCTGGACACGAGCATCCAGCGAGGAGGAGCCCCGCCCCTCCCAGGTGCAATGAAGAATGGACAGGCAGCTGGCCCAGCACCCCAGACCCCCAGCACGTCCTCCCTAAGCCAGCTGGGTGTGTACTCTGACAGTGAGGACAGCAGCGGCAGCAACTGA